From a region of the Enterobacter cancerogenus genome:
- a CDS encoding glycerone kinase, whose amino-acid sequence MSRFFFNDRKQLVNDAIEGILLSAPHANLVKLDIDPAIRVVARGDWDKSRVAVISGGGSGHEPAHAGFVGKGMLTAAVCGDVFASPSVDAVLNAIVAVTGEQGCLLIVKNYTGDRLNFGLAAEKAKRYGLNVEMVIVADDIALPDNKQPRGIAGTVLVHKIAGYAAEQGKPLSEVREIAQQACDNLWSLGVAMQTCNLPGSDDDEEGRIKQGHVELGLGIHGEPGASVVDTQNSKAIIEMLVTPLIAKAGEGRFAVLINNLGGVSALEMAQLTKELAHSALKENIDCLIGPAPLVSALDMKGFSLTLLKLNDLFEKALHADVETLGWQKPVAFAPVRTVAHSALHDRVEYTPSANPQVGKAVSSVTSTLIQLENHLNALDAKVGDGDTGSTFAQGARDIAQRLEENTLPLNDLPTLLSLVGERLATVMGGSSGVLMSIFFTAAGQKLDEGQALPEALLSGLGQMKQYGGADLGDRTLIDALQPALEALLKGDLQAVAQAAQQGAEATAKMAKAGAGRSSYVNQENLDGVMDPGAVAVAEVFKALAQ is encoded by the coding sequence ATGTCCAGATTCTTTTTTAATGACCGCAAACAGCTGGTCAACGACGCTATTGAAGGCATACTGCTTTCGGCTCCGCACGCTAACCTCGTCAAACTGGATATCGATCCGGCTATTCGCGTAGTGGCTCGCGGCGACTGGGACAAAAGCCGCGTGGCGGTGATCTCCGGTGGAGGCTCAGGCCATGAACCGGCACACGCCGGGTTTGTCGGCAAGGGGATGTTAACGGCGGCAGTGTGCGGCGACGTGTTTGCTTCGCCGAGCGTGGATGCCGTGCTGAATGCCATTGTGGCGGTGACGGGTGAGCAGGGCTGTTTGCTGATCGTAAAAAACTATACCGGTGACAGGCTGAACTTTGGCCTGGCGGCGGAGAAAGCGAAACGCTACGGGCTGAACGTTGAGATGGTCATTGTGGCGGACGATATCGCCCTGCCGGATAACAAACAGCCGCGCGGCATTGCGGGTACGGTGCTGGTGCATAAAATTGCGGGCTATGCGGCGGAGCAGGGCAAACCGCTGAGTGAAGTCCGGGAGATTGCGCAGCAGGCCTGCGATAACCTCTGGAGCCTGGGTGTGGCGATGCAAACCTGCAACCTGCCGGGCAGCGATGATGATGAAGAGGGGCGCATTAAGCAAGGCCATGTGGAGCTGGGGCTGGGTATTCACGGTGAGCCGGGGGCGTCCGTTGTCGACACGCAAAACAGCAAAGCGATTATCGAGATGCTGGTGACGCCGCTTATCGCGAAGGCGGGCGAGGGGCGCTTTGCGGTGCTCATTAACAACCTTGGCGGCGTCTCGGCGCTGGAGATGGCGCAATTAACCAAAGAGCTGGCGCATTCAGCCCTTAAAGAAAACATCGACTGTCTGATTGGCCCCGCGCCGCTGGTGAGTGCGCTGGATATGAAGGGATTTTCGCTGACGCTGCTCAAGCTCAACGATCTGTTCGAAAAAGCGCTGCATGCCGACGTTGAAACGCTCGGTTGGCAGAAACCGGTGGCGTTTGCGCCAGTGCGTACCGTTGCGCACAGCGCCCTTCACGATCGCGTGGAATATACCCCGTCAGCGAACCCGCAGGTCGGAAAGGCTGTCTCCTCGGTCACGAGCACGCTGATCCAGCTGGAGAACCACCTCAATGCGCTGGATGCAAAAGTGGGCGACGGTGATACCGGCTCCACCTTTGCGCAGGGCGCCCGGGATATTGCGCAACGTCTGGAAGAGAACACACTTCCGCTGAACGACCTGCCGACCCTGCTCTCGCTGGTGGGCGAGCGCCTTGCCACGGTGATGGGCGGATCGAGCGGCGTATTGATGTCGATCTTCTTTACCGCTGCCGGGCAGAAGCTGGATGAAGGCCAGGCATTACCGGAAGCGCTGCTGAGCGGCCTGGGGCAGATGAAGCAGTACGGTGGTGCGGATCTGGGCGATCGCACCCTGATCGACGCGCTGCAACCGGCGCTGGAGGCGTTGCTGAAAGGCGATCTTCAGGCCGTGGCGCAGGCCGCACAGCAGGGCGCGGAGGCAACGGCCAAAATGGCGAAAGCCGGCGCGGGGCGCTCGTCGTATGTTAATCAAGAGAATCTGGATGGCGTGATGGACCCGGGAGCGGTAGCGGTGGCGGAGGTGTTTAAAGCCCTGGCGCAGTAG
- the ahr gene encoding NADPH-dependent aldehyde reductase Ahr — translation MSKIKSYAAPQAGAELELYEYDAGELKAEDVEVQVDYCGICHSDLSMIDNEWGFSQYPLVAGHEVIGRVVALGTAAQDKGLKVGQRVGIGWTARSCGHCDACISGNQINCLEGAVPTIVNRGGFADKLRADWQWVIPLPDSIDIESAGPLLCGGITVFKPLLMHHITATSRVGVIGIGGLGHIAIKLLHAMGCEVTAFSSNPSKEQEVLAMGADKVVNSRDPQALNALAGQFDLIINTVNVDLDWQPYFEALAYGGNFHTVGAVMKPLPVPAFTLIGGDRSVSGSATGTPFELRKLMKFAGRTKVAPTTELYPMSKINEAIQHVRDGKARYRVVLKADF, via the coding sequence ATGTCGAAGATAAAAAGCTACGCCGCACCGCAAGCGGGTGCAGAACTTGAACTGTACGAGTACGATGCGGGCGAACTGAAAGCTGAAGACGTCGAGGTACAGGTGGATTATTGCGGGATCTGCCACTCGGATCTCTCCATGATCGACAACGAATGGGGCTTCTCGCAGTATCCGCTGGTCGCCGGTCACGAAGTGATTGGCCGCGTGGTCGCGCTCGGTACCGCCGCGCAGGATAAAGGGCTGAAGGTTGGCCAGCGTGTTGGCATCGGCTGGACCGCACGCAGCTGCGGTCACTGTGATGCCTGTATCAGCGGCAACCAGATCAACTGCCTTGAAGGCGCCGTGCCAACCATCGTGAACAGAGGCGGTTTCGCCGATAAACTGCGCGCCGACTGGCAATGGGTGATCCCGCTGCCGGACAGCATTGATATCGAATCCGCAGGCCCGCTGCTGTGCGGCGGTATTACGGTATTTAAACCGCTGCTGATGCACCACATCACCGCCACCAGCCGCGTGGGCGTGATTGGTATCGGCGGTCTGGGCCATATCGCCATCAAGCTGCTGCACGCCATGGGCTGCGAAGTGACGGCGTTCAGCTCTAACCCGTCAAAAGAGCAAGAAGTGCTGGCAATGGGCGCGGATAAAGTCGTAAACAGCCGCGATCCGCAGGCGCTGAACGCGCTGGCGGGCCAGTTTGATCTGATCATTAACACCGTCAACGTCGATCTCGACTGGCAGCCGTACTTTGAAGCGCTGGCCTACGGCGGCAACTTCCACACCGTTGGCGCGGTGATGAAGCCGTTACCTGTCCCTGCGTTTACGCTGATTGGCGGCGATCGCAGCGTTTCAGGCTCCGCCACCGGTACGCCTTTTGAACTGCGCAAGCTGATGAAGTTTGCCGGACGCACTAAAGTGGCGCCAACCACCGAGCTGTATCCGATGTCGAAAATCAACGAAGCCATTCAGCACGTGCGCGACGGCAAAGCCCGCTACCGCGTGGTATTGAAAGCGGATTTTTAA
- a CDS encoding GNAT family N-acetyltransferase — protein sequence MSVIAPVATTMRRITEQDNPAIAAVIRTVSAEYGLTADKGYTVADPNLDELFQLYSQPGHAYWIIEQAGKVVGGGGVAPLTCSEPDICELQKMYFLPTIRGQGLAKKLALVALEHARAEGFTRCYLETTAFLKEAIGLYEHLGFEHIDAPLGCTGHVDCEVRMLKSL from the coding sequence ATGAGCGTGATTGCCCCCGTCGCGACGACGATGCGTCGTATCACTGAACAGGACAACCCGGCTATCGCCGCCGTTATCCGCACCGTTTCCGCCGAATATGGCCTTACGGCCGATAAAGGCTACACCGTAGCCGACCCCAATCTTGACGAACTGTTCCAGCTTTACAGCCAGCCGGGCCACGCCTACTGGATCATTGAGCAGGCAGGCAAAGTCGTGGGCGGTGGCGGCGTGGCGCCTTTGACCTGCAGCGAGCCGGATATCTGTGAGCTGCAGAAGATGTACTTTCTGCCCACCATTCGCGGCCAGGGGCTGGCGAAAAAGCTGGCGCTGGTTGCGCTTGAACACGCCCGCGCAGAAGGCTTCACCCGCTGTTATCTTGAAACCACCGCGTTCCTCAAAGAGGCCATTGGCCTGTATGAACATCTGGGCTTCGAGCATATCGATGCGCCGCTGGGCTGCACCGGCCACGTTGATTGCGAAGTCAGAATGCTGAAAAGTCTGTAA
- a CDS encoding valine--tRNA ligase: MEKTYNPRDIEQPLYEHWEQQGYFKPNGDESKESFCIMIPPPNVTGSLHMGHAFQQTIMDTMIRYQRMQGKNTLWQAGTDHAGIATQMVVERKIAAEEGKTRHDYGRDAFIDKIWQWKAESGGTITRQMRRLGNSVDWERERFTMDEGLSNAVKEVFVRLYKEDLIYRGKRLVNWDPKLRTAISDLEVENRESKGSMWHIRYPLADGAKTADGKDYLVVATTRPETLLGDTGVAVNPEDPRYKDLIGKFVVLPLVNRRIPIVGDEHADMEKGTGCVKITPAHDFNDYEVGRRHALPMINILTFDGDIRESAQVFDTKGEESDVYSSDIPAEFQKLERFAARKAIVAAVDALGLLEEIKPHDLTVPYGDRGGVVIEPMLTDQWYVRADVLAKPAVEAVENGDIQFVPKQYENMYFSWMRDIQDWCISRQLWWGHRIPAWYDNDGNVYVGRTEDEVRQENNLGADVALRQDEDVLDTWFSSALWTFSTLGWPENTDALRQFHPTSVMVSGFDIIFFWIARMIMMTMHFIKDENGKPQVPFHTVYMTGLIRDDEGQKMSKSKGNVIDPLDMVDGISLEELLEKRTGNMMQPQLAEKIRKRTEKQFPNGIESHGTDALRFTLAALASTGRDINWDMKRLEGYRNFCNKLWNASRFVLMNTEDQDCGFNGGEMTLSLADRWILAEFNQTVKAFREALDSYRFDIAAGILYEFTWNQFCDWYLELAKPVMNGGSEAELRGTRNTLITVLEGLLRLAHPVIPFITETIWQRVKLIAGIDADTIMLQPFPEFDAARVDEAAAADTEWLKQAIVAVRNVRAEMNIAPSKPLELLLRGCSEAAVRRVNENSTFLKTMARLESITVLPADDKGPVSVTKIIDGAELLIPMAGLIDKDAELARLAKEVAKVDVEIGKIESKLANEGFVARAPEAVIAKERERLVAFADAKTKLIEQQAVIAAL; the protein is encoded by the coding sequence ATGGAAAAGACATATAACCCACGCGATATCGAACAGCCGCTTTACGAGCACTGGGAACAGCAGGGCTATTTCAAGCCTAACGGCGATGAAAGCAAAGAGTCCTTCTGCATCATGATCCCGCCGCCGAACGTCACCGGCAGTTTGCATATGGGTCATGCTTTCCAGCAAACCATCATGGACACCATGATCCGCTACCAGCGCATGCAGGGTAAAAACACCCTGTGGCAGGCGGGGACTGACCACGCGGGTATCGCGACCCAGATGGTGGTTGAACGTAAAATTGCCGCTGAAGAAGGTAAAACCCGCCACGACTACGGTCGCGACGCGTTCATCGACAAAATCTGGCAGTGGAAGGCAGAATCCGGCGGCACCATTACCCGCCAGATGCGTCGTCTCGGCAACTCCGTGGACTGGGAGCGCGAGCGCTTCACCATGGACGAAGGCCTCTCCAACGCCGTGAAAGAAGTGTTTGTCCGTCTGTATAAAGAGGACCTGATTTACCGTGGCAAACGCCTGGTGAACTGGGACCCGAAACTGCGCACCGCCATCTCTGACCTGGAAGTGGAAAACCGCGAGTCAAAAGGCTCGATGTGGCACATCCGCTATCCGCTGGCCGACGGCGCAAAAACCGCAGACGGTAAAGATTACCTGGTGGTCGCTACCACCCGTCCGGAAACCCTGCTGGGCGATACCGGCGTGGCCGTTAACCCGGAAGATCCACGTTACAAAGATCTGATCGGTAAATTCGTGGTCCTGCCGCTGGTTAACCGCCGTATTCCGATTGTGGGCGACGAACACGCCGACATGGAAAAAGGCACCGGCTGCGTGAAAATCACCCCGGCGCACGACTTCAACGACTACGAAGTGGGCCGTCGTCACGCCCTGCCGATGATCAACATCCTGACCTTCGACGGTGACATCCGCGAAAGCGCGCAGGTCTTTGACACGAAAGGCGAAGAGTCTGACGTTTACTCAAGCGATATCCCGGCCGAGTTCCAGAAGCTGGAGCGTTTTGCCGCGCGTAAAGCCATCGTCGCTGCCGTTGACGCGCTGGGCCTGCTGGAAGAGATCAAGCCTCACGATCTGACCGTGCCGTACGGCGACCGTGGCGGCGTGGTAATCGAACCTATGCTGACCGACCAGTGGTACGTGCGTGCCGACGTGCTGGCGAAACCGGCCGTTGAGGCGGTTGAGAATGGCGACATTCAGTTCGTGCCGAAGCAGTACGAAAACATGTACTTCTCCTGGATGCGTGACATTCAGGACTGGTGTATCTCCCGTCAGCTGTGGTGGGGCCACCGTATTCCGGCGTGGTATGACAACGACGGCAACGTCTACGTTGGCCGCACCGAAGACGAAGTGCGTCAGGAAAACAACCTGGGCGCTGACGTTGCCCTGCGTCAGGACGAAGACGTGCTGGATACCTGGTTCTCCTCCGCGCTCTGGACCTTCTCTACCCTCGGCTGGCCGGAAAATACCGACGCGCTGCGTCAGTTCCACCCAACCAGCGTGATGGTATCCGGCTTCGACATCATCTTCTTCTGGATCGCCCGCATGATCATGATGACCATGCACTTCATCAAAGATGAAAACGGCAAGCCGCAGGTTCCGTTCCATACCGTCTACATGACCGGCCTCATCCGTGACGACGAAGGCCAGAAGATGTCCAAATCCAAGGGTAACGTTATCGACCCGCTGGATATGGTCGACGGTATTTCGCTGGAAGAGCTGCTGGAAAAACGTACCGGCAACATGATGCAGCCGCAACTGGCCGAGAAGATCCGCAAGCGCACCGAGAAGCAGTTCCCGAACGGGATTGAGTCTCACGGTACCGATGCACTGCGTTTCACCCTGGCGGCGCTGGCCTCTACCGGCCGCGACATCAACTGGGACATGAAGCGTCTGGAAGGTTATCGCAACTTCTGTAACAAACTGTGGAACGCCAGCCGTTTCGTGCTAATGAATACCGAAGATCAGGATTGCGGCTTTAACGGCGGCGAAATGACGCTGTCGTTGGCTGACCGCTGGATCCTGGCGGAATTCAACCAGACGGTGAAAGCCTTCCGTGAGGCGCTGGACAGCTACCGCTTCGACATCGCGGCAGGCATCCTGTACGAATTCACCTGGAACCAGTTCTGTGACTGGTATCTGGAGCTGGCGAAGCCGGTGATGAACGGTGGATCCGAAGCCGAGCTGCGCGGCACGCGCAACACGCTGATCACCGTACTGGAAGGACTGCTGCGCCTGGCGCATCCGGTCATCCCGTTCATTACCGAAACCATCTGGCAGCGCGTGAAGCTGATTGCAGGCATTGATGCCGACACCATCATGCTGCAGCCGTTCCCGGAATTCGATGCTGCGCGCGTTGATGAAGCCGCCGCTGCCGATACCGAATGGCTGAAGCAGGCGATTGTTGCCGTGCGTAACGTTCGTGCAGAAATGAACATCGCCCCGAGCAAACCGCTGGAACTGCTGCTACGCGGCTGCAGCGAGGCTGCCGTTCGTCGCGTGAACGAAAACAGCACCTTCCTGAAAACCATGGCGCGTCTGGAAAGCATCACCGTGCTGCCTGCCGATGACAAAGGTCCGGTTTCTGTGACCAAAATCATCGACGGTGCGGAGCTGCTGATCCCGATGGCGGGTCTTATCGACAAAGACGCCGAGCTGGCGCGTCTGGCGAAGGAAGTGGCAAAAGTCGACGTGGAAATCGGCAAAATCGAAAGCAAACTGGCGAACGAAGGCTTTGTCGCCCGCGCGCCGGAAGCGGTCATCGCTAAAGAGCGTGAGCGTCTGGTTGCTTTCGCAGATGCGAAGACCAAACTGATTGAGCAGCAGGCGGTTATTGCAGCCCTGTAA
- the holC gene encoding DNA polymerase III subunit chi, whose amino-acid sequence MKNATFYLLDNDTQQDGLSAVEQLVCDIAAERWRAGKRVLIACEDEQQAIRLDEALWARPPESFVPHNLSGEGPRGGAPVEIAWPQKRNSSARDILISLRIDFADFATAFTEVVDFVPHEESLKQLARERYKAYRLAGFNLNTATWK is encoded by the coding sequence ATGAAGAATGCAACGTTCTACCTTCTGGACAATGACACACAACAGGACGGCCTCAGCGCCGTAGAACAACTGGTGTGTGACATTGCCGCAGAACGTTGGCGCGCAGGCAAACGCGTGTTGATTGCCTGTGAAGATGAGCAGCAGGCGATTCGCCTTGATGAAGCGCTGTGGGCACGCCCGCCGGAAAGTTTTGTCCCGCATAACTTATCGGGTGAAGGGCCACGCGGCGGTGCGCCGGTTGAAATTGCCTGGCCGCAAAAGCGCAACAGCAGCGCGCGCGATATTCTTATCAGCCTGCGGATAGACTTTGCAGATTTTGCCACCGCTTTCACAGAAGTGGTAGACTTTGTCCCTCACGAAGAATCTTTGAAACAACTGGCGCGCGAACGCTATAAAGCGTACCGCCTGGCCGGTTTTAACCTGAATACGGCAACCTGGAAATAA
- the pepA gene encoding leucyl aminopeptidase — protein sequence MEFSVKSGSPEKQRSACIVVGVFEPRRLSPIAEQLDKISDGYISALLRRGELEGKPGQTLLLHHVPNVLSERILLIGCGKERELDERQYKQVIQKTINTLNDTGSMEAVCFLTELHVKGRNTYWKVRQAVETAKESLYSFDQLKTNKSEPRRPLRKMVFNVPTRRELTSGERAIQHGLAIAAGIKAAKDLGNMPPNICNAAYLASQARQLADAYSKNVITRVIGEQQMKELGMHSYLAVGNGSQNESLMSVIEYKGNPSEDARPVVLVGKGLTFDSGGISIKPAEGMDEMKYDMCGAAAVYGVMRMVAELQLPINVIGVLAGCENMPGGRAYRPGDVLTTMSGQTVEVLNTDAEGRLVLCDVLTYVERFEPEAVIDVATLTGACVIALGHHITGLMSNHNPLAHELIGASEQAGDRAWRLPLADEFQDQLESNFADMANIGGRPGGAITAGCFLSRFTRKYNWAHLDIAGTAWRSGKAKGATGRPVALLSQFLLNRAGFNGDE from the coding sequence ATGGAGTTCAGTGTAAAAAGCGGTAGCCCGGAGAAACAGCGGAGTGCCTGCATCGTTGTGGGCGTCTTTGAACCACGCCGACTCTCCCCCATCGCCGAACAACTCGATAAGATCAGTGACGGCTATATCAGCGCCCTGCTGCGCCGTGGCGAACTGGAAGGCAAACCTGGGCAGACGCTGTTGCTGCACCATGTTCCGAACGTACTGTCTGAACGTATTCTGCTGATTGGCTGCGGTAAAGAACGCGAGCTGGATGAGCGTCAGTATAAGCAGGTCATTCAAAAAACGATAAATACGCTGAATGATACCGGCTCGATGGAAGCCGTTTGCTTCCTGACCGAACTGCACGTTAAAGGCCGCAACACCTACTGGAAAGTACGCCAGGCCGTCGAGACCGCAAAAGAGAGCCTCTACAGCTTTGATCAGCTGAAGACCAACAAAAGCGAGCCGCGTCGCCCGCTGCGTAAAATGGTCTTTAACGTCCCTACCCGCCGCGAGCTGACCAGCGGCGAGCGCGCTATCCAGCACGGTCTGGCAATTGCCGCCGGGATCAAAGCCGCAAAAGATCTGGGTAATATGCCGCCAAACATCTGCAACGCTGCATATCTCGCCTCTCAGGCTCGCCAGCTGGCTGATGCTTACAGTAAAAACGTTATTACCCGCGTCATCGGCGAGCAGCAGATGAAAGAGCTGGGCATGCATTCATATCTGGCGGTCGGTAACGGCTCCCAGAATGAGTCCCTGATGTCGGTCATCGAATATAAAGGCAACCCGTCCGAGGACGCGCGTCCTGTGGTGCTGGTGGGTAAAGGCCTGACCTTTGACTCCGGCGGTATCTCCATCAAGCCTGCCGAAGGCATGGACGAGATGAAGTACGATATGTGCGGCGCGGCAGCGGTATACGGCGTCATGCGAATGGTCGCCGAGCTCCAGCTCCCGATTAACGTTATCGGCGTACTGGCAGGCTGTGAAAACATGCCTGGTGGCCGCGCCTATCGTCCGGGTGACGTGCTGACCACCATGTCCGGCCAGACCGTTGAAGTGCTAAACACCGACGCCGAAGGCCGTCTGGTGCTGTGCGACGTGCTGACCTATGTGGAACGCTTCGAACCTGAGGCGGTTATCGACGTGGCAACCCTGACCGGTGCCTGCGTCATCGCGCTGGGCCACCACATCACCGGCCTGATGTCGAACCATAACCCGTTGGCGCACGAGCTGATCGGGGCGTCCGAGCAGGCTGGCGACCGCGCATGGCGACTGCCACTGGCCGACGAGTTCCAGGATCAGCTGGAATCCAACTTTGCCGATATGGCGAACATTGGCGGCCGTCCTGGCGGAGCGATTACCGCAGGCTGTTTCCTGTCACGCTTCACCCGCAAGTACAACTGGGCGCACCTGGATATCGCAGGCACCGCGTGGCGCTCCGGTAAGGCCAAAGGCGCAACCGGTCGTCCGGTCGCGCTGCTGTCGCAGTTCCTGCTGAACCGCGCGGGTTTTAACGGCGACGAGTGA
- the lptF gene encoding LPS export ABC transporter permease LptF yields the protein MIIIRYLVRETLKSQLAILFILLLIFFCQKLVKILGAAVDGEIPTNLVLSLLGLGVPEMAQLILPLSLFLGLLMTLGKLYTESEITVMHACGLSKAVLVKAAMVLALFTGIIAAVNVMWAGPASSRHQDEVLAEAKANPGLAALAQGQFQQASDGNSVLFIESVNGNRFNDVFLAQLRPKGNARPSVVVADSGQLSQRKDGSQVVTLNKGTRFEGTAMLRDFRITDFQNYQAIVGHQTVALDPTDTEQMNMRTLIATDSDRARAELHWRITLVFTVFMMALMVVPLSVVNPRQGRVLSMLPAMLLYLVFFLLQTSIKSNGGKGKIDPAIWTWVVNGLYLLLAVGLNLWDTVPVRRIRARFTRKGAI from the coding sequence GTGATAATCATAAGATATCTGGTGCGGGAGACGCTGAAGAGCCAACTGGCGATCCTCTTTATCCTTCTTCTGATCTTTTTCTGTCAGAAGCTGGTCAAGATCCTCGGCGCGGCGGTTGACGGCGAAATCCCAACGAATCTGGTGCTTTCCCTGCTGGGGTTAGGCGTGCCGGAAATGGCGCAGCTGATCCTGCCGTTAAGCCTTTTCCTCGGCCTGCTGATGACGCTCGGTAAGCTCTATACCGAAAGTGAAATTACGGTGATGCACGCCTGCGGCTTGAGTAAAGCCGTGCTGGTTAAGGCAGCCATGGTGCTGGCACTGTTCACCGGTATTATTGCTGCCGTGAATGTGATGTGGGCGGGGCCCGCCTCCTCCCGGCATCAGGATGAGGTGCTGGCCGAAGCGAAAGCCAACCCGGGACTCGCCGCGTTAGCGCAAGGGCAGTTCCAGCAGGCCAGCGACGGCAACTCTGTGCTGTTTATCGAAAGCGTGAATGGCAACCGGTTTAACGATGTCTTCCTTGCTCAGCTGCGCCCAAAAGGTAACGCTCGCCCCTCCGTGGTGGTGGCGGACTCAGGCCAACTGTCGCAGCGTAAAGATGGCTCTCAGGTCGTGACGCTCAATAAAGGCACACGTTTTGAAGGCACGGCGATGCTGCGCGACTTCCGCATTACCGATTTCCAGAACTATCAGGCGATTGTCGGTCATCAGACCGTTGCGCTCGACCCCACTGATACCGAACAGATGAACATGCGTACCCTGATCGCCACAGACAGCGACCGCGCGCGCGCTGAGCTGCACTGGCGTATCACTCTGGTCTTCACGGTGTTTATGATGGCGCTGATGGTGGTGCCACTGAGCGTGGTGAACCCACGTCAGGGGCGCGTGCTCTCCATGCTGCCCGCCATGCTGCTCTACCTGGTGTTCTTCCTGTTACAAACCTCGATTAAGTCTAACGGTGGCAAAGGTAAGATCGATCCGGCCATCTGGACTTGGGTGGTCAATGGTCTGTATCTGTTGTTGGCAGTGGGGCTTAACTTATGGGATACGGTGCCTGTGCGCAGGATCCGCGCCCGTTTTACGCGTAAAGGAGCCATCTAA
- the lptG gene encoding LPS export ABC transporter permease LptG: protein MQAFGVLDRYIGRTIFTTIMMTLFMLVSLSGIIKFVDQLKKAGQGNYDAMGAGMYTLLSVPKDVQIFFPMAALLGALLGLGMLAQRSELVVMQASGFTRMQVALSVMKTAIPLVLLTMAIGEWVAPQGEQMARNYRAQAMYGGSLLSTQQGLWAKDGNNFVYIERVKGDDELGGVSIYAFNNERRLQSVRHASSAKFDAEHKQWRLSQVDESNLTDPKQITGTQTVTGTWKTDLTPDKLGVVALDPDALSISGLHNYVKYLKSSGQDAGRYQLNMWSKIFQPLSVAVMMLMALSFIFGPLRSVPMGVRVVTGISFGFVFYVLDQIFGPLTLVYGIPPIIGALLPSASFLLISLWMLLRRS from the coding sequence ATGCAGGCATTTGGCGTTCTTGATCGCTATATCGGTAGAACGATTTTTACCACCATCATGATGACGCTTTTCATGCTGGTGTCGCTCTCGGGCATTATCAAATTTGTCGATCAGCTGAAAAAAGCCGGCCAGGGCAACTATGACGCGATGGGCGCGGGGATGTATACCTTGCTCAGCGTGCCAAAAGACGTGCAGATCTTCTTCCCGATGGCGGCCCTGCTGGGGGCGCTACTGGGGCTGGGGATGCTGGCACAGCGCAGCGAGCTGGTCGTGATGCAGGCGTCAGGCTTCACCCGTATGCAGGTTGCGCTGTCGGTAATGAAAACCGCGATTCCGCTGGTGCTGCTGACCATGGCGATTGGCGAATGGGTCGCGCCGCAGGGCGAACAGATGGCGCGTAACTATCGTGCGCAGGCCATGTACGGCGGCTCGCTGCTTTCAACGCAGCAGGGGCTGTGGGCGAAAGACGGCAACAACTTCGTCTATATCGAACGTGTGAAAGGTGACGACGAGCTGGGCGGGGTGAGCATTTATGCGTTCAACAACGAGCGCCGCCTGCAGTCGGTTCGTCACGCCTCGTCTGCGAAGTTCGACGCTGAGCACAAACAGTGGCGTCTTTCGCAGGTGGATGAATCAAACCTGACCGATCCGAAGCAAATCACCGGTACGCAGACGGTCACTGGCACCTGGAAAACCGACCTGACGCCGGACAAGCTGGGCGTGGTGGCGCTTGATCCTGATGCGCTCTCCATCAGCGGCCTGCATAACTACGTCAAGTACCTGAAGTCGAGTGGCCAGGATGCCGGGCGCTATCAGCTCAACATGTGGAGCAAAATCTTCCAGCCGCTGTCGGTGGCGGTAATGATGCTGATGGCCTTGTCGTTTATCTTCGGCCCGCTGCGTAGCGTGCCGATGGGCGTGCGCGTGGTCACCGGGATCAGCTTTGGCTTCGTGTTCTACGTGCTTGACCAGATCTTTGGTCCGCTGACGCTGGTTTACGGCATCCCGCCCATTATCGGTGCGTTGCTGCCAAGCGCCAGCTTCTTGCTGATCAGTCTCTGGATGTTGCTAAGACGCTCCTGA